CCCGATTTTGAGAGCATTTTTTTGAGATTCTACTTCGTCTGCTCCAAAGGTTGGGTAGGCTACAATTGGAGATAACCATTTAGGCCATATGCCCTTACCCTTCTGGGACAAAAATTCTGGCGAATACTTATTTATCAACGAAATTGCCTTAATACCTGCTGACACTACAAACTCTATCGAGTTTTTCTTTAGATATGACTCAATATTTGGCTCAACCTCTTCCAAAAATTTCTTTGCGTAGGAAATAATTTTTTCTTGTTTTCTATTGTCCAAAGAAAGCCAGGAAGGCGAATCCTCTATATGTTCATCTCTTAAAGCATATTCACCCGTCTCTTGGTTAGCAGTTAACAGGCGAGCTAGATGATAAAAATGCTCAATCTTTCCTTCTTCGATTTCTTCTATGGTTTCATTAATAAAACCAGAAATTTTGTTCGCCCAGTCGACTTTATCTTTTTTCTTACTTAGATTCTTGAGCTCTATTCCCTGTTCATGCAATTTTCTCATTCTCTTTTCGTCTTCGCTTTGAAGAATAATCGGTCCATACAATGATTTGAATTTCTCATTTACAGATGAATTATTCTGATAAAGCGGGAAAAGCGCGTCTGTGTGATCTGTATTGGCCCAATCAAAAACAAATCTTAAGGTTTCTATAATTTTCTCAAATTTTGAAGGATCTAACTCTTTATTAGCTAATTCTAATAGCCAAAAAAAATCTCTATTATCGAGTAGGCGCTGGGCGTGGACTGCTTTAAAATCATCTAATGGAATCTGAATAATAGATAAAAATATTTTCCTCCGTTTTTCTACTGCTTCGTAAAACTCCTGGGCATATTCTTTAGATTCAAATCTACTCGCTATTGGGAGGTGCTTATCCAGCCTCTTATAAGCTACTTTCGCAAAATTTGGATATAAATCAATCGCATCAAGCTTATTCCAGCAATGATAAATAATTTTTTCTATGGCCCTTCCCATTTTGCTGTGATTTGTATGTTTATCTGCGTGCTCCTCAACCCAAGCCAGTGCTATGGGTAAAGCATCGTCGGGCATCTCCTCTATTAAGTCATAAGATATGAAGTGTGCATATGAACCATGGTAAAAATCGTTTTTCGGTGGGATTATATACTTAAACAGCTCTTCAGCAGTTATTTGCTCTGGCCACAGTGACTGCAAAGCATATCCCTTTAGCTGGTCGTTTGGATCTTCTTCTTCGAGAAGTTTTTTTAACTCTGCCTTAGTTTTTGTGTCTCCCAAAATACTTATCGTGCTCGCTGAATTAACACGTAATTGGTAATCCTCAGATTTATCTAAAGCTTGCTCCAGTAAAACTGGCATTAATGTATGTAGCTCACAGATTTCTGCAATATCGACAGCCAGTTTGCGGAGATTAAAAGACAGCTTTTTATCTAAAATAATTATAGCTAATTTATCATCTAGCCCCTCGTACTTTAAACCCTTAAATCGCTCACGAAATCCCAAATCAATATGCAAATAACTATTGCCAGTTTCTTCTGCCTCCAAAATTTTTTGAACAGTTTGTTTTTTATATTCCTCAGGTAATCCAGATAAGTCACATTGAAGTAAAACTTCAGGGTCTTTATTTAGAATAAGATTAAAAAAATCTCTATTCATCGACGCAAGGAAAGCAGCTCCTTGCTGTAATTGTGGAACTAGCTTTGGGTTAGATGGATTTGGATTAAAAAATAATGAATTCAATTTATTAGTCTCAATCTTAAAATTATTCAGTCCTTGAGCCATTAAAAATTCTGCATATGTTTGATGAGCCCATCCCATTCTATTTATTCCACGAGATGTAAATAGGCCAGAATCTAGCGTTTGCAATAGCTCCTCTGCAGTTATTCGATCTAAGCCATCCAAGTCTTCAGCTATATCCTTTATTGTTAAATCGTTTTGATCTCGTTCATGTTCAGGCCCCAACCAAATTGAATTTTTATTGGATAGAATTGATAAGATTGCTATTCTCTCAGCTATAGCCAATTTTTGTGTGCCCTCCATTCCTTTTGTTTTCGGAGACACTAATCGACTTTTGCTCTGTTCTTCACAAAGCTGTAAACACCCAACAGAATATATAGTTTTTTGATCGTCTGCTAATTTTTGCTTTGATTTAAAAGTGTTTAATAAAAATTTTAAAGTAACAGGCTTTATCGCCAATGGAACCACTCCTCGCTCTTTGACTTCCTTAATAAAACTTGCTGGGTCTACTCCTTCGTTCTCGCAGGCAACAACAATATCTTTTTCTAGCAACGGAACCATTTCGTAAACTGATAAGGAGCCAGGAAATATTGTTTCTAATTCTTTTTCTAAATATTGTGGCCATACTCCAGTTCTACAGGATATTCGAACAAACAATCTTTCTTTAGGTAGTTTCGAAATTTCTCGTGCTAAAATGTGAGATACTGTATCAACTCTTAATAAGCATTCATCCAAACTATCTATATATAAATAAAGATTTTTTCCGTTATTTTTCCACTCTTCTATTTCTGCAGAATGAAAAATCTCTCTAATCAAGCGTTCTTCTGAGCCGAAGTTGTTCAAATTTTCATGTATTATTATAGTATTTGCATCAGCTTTAGGCCTCTTTCCTGAAACGGTATCTAGTAAAATCTGTGACTTTCCTATGCCTGGCTCACCAAGATAGATTGTGCATTTAGACTCTTCTGCTTTTTCAATTGTATTAAGGTTCGGCTGCAGATCTTTTCCATATTTAGTTTCTGGGTCGATGATAAATCCATCTGGATCTGTGTGATAAGACCCCTCTCTTGAACAAACATATCGTTGCCATAAATAAGATTTACTCATAGTAATTCTCCCCTTGCCCACCGTAAGGTATATTACCACAAAATATAAAAACATTAACTATTAAGATTAGACCTCTCTAGGGGGAGCCAACGAACAATCACGCATTCAACTCCCTATCGTGTGGACCTCGAATCTTTGTGAAAAATGAATTTTGGCTAATTTCGCCCACCTTGATATATAGTAAAAATGATAATTCCTATATATTAGGTATTCAATAGCCGTCCTTTACTTTATCCACTTCCATATGAAGAAACATAAGACATTGAACAATGAATTTGCTTTAACAGCAATTTTTAGTAAAGATTTTCAACTTAGCAAATCCTTCTTATCTATGGATGAGTCGGAATTTTTTTCTGAACTAACACTCCTATTTGAATATGAAATCAATCAAATCGCCGCGTTCCTAGTCCATGAAATATTCTCAGGTGAAACCACAATATTTTTTAATAAGATTAAGGAGATGTCAGAGCGTCTCACAAAAAATAATAGTTTAAAAATAGACAAAAAAGCTTTTAAAAAGGCCGAGTGGGATTTAAAAACTAAAGATTTTAATGATATTAACTTTATACTACCTTGGAATGAACCCACGTATTTACTTTCTGATGTCTTTACGAAATCATTTGAATACTTAAAAGAAATTGAAAATAAAATTGAACGAAAGCCTTACAAAGGAAAACCATTCTCCTCTCCTCGGACTTATACTAAATACGAATTCTATCGAAATTTATGCTTAGTTGAAATCGCCATGAAGAAAAAGCTTGGCAGTAAGCAGGACGATTCATTCAAACGTTTTGTGGAAGAAAATGTTTTACAATATAAAGACTATTGCCTTGTCCTGCGAGACGGAGAACGAACCAGCACAGATGACAATGATGACGGTTTAATATCTTACGATAATTTTAGAAGGTCCTTTAGAAGATACGCCCGAGAGCATTTCAGAGATTTACAGAAAAAAGCGGACAGAAGCTAGTCTCTTTTTCTTTCCACTGTCCGTGATAACTCAATTTGTTTCACATATATACCCCTCCTAACAAACCAAAGGAGGTATTGTATGGCTGAATCAACAGTCGAATTAAAAGAAATTCTCGATGTATTAACAGAAGAATTGTCAGCAAAACTTTTTCGTGGCGATAATGGCGAGTCCTGCATCACGATAAACGACGATAGCAAACAGAAAACATTTATACTCAGCTCTTCCCAATGGAGAGACTGGTTTATTCAATTCGTGCGCAAGAGAGAGTGGGGCGTATCATCGTATCTCAGAGACGAGCTTATTGAGGAATTGTTGGCACTAGCAAGTGTACATATAGAACAGGTCAATGTGCGCATTGGGAGAACAGAAGAAGCTATTCAAATTGATTTAAACGACGACTCGTATAATGTTGTTTCTATCAACGAAAAAGGGTTTAGAGTTCAACAACCGAAAAATGTTCATTTTCTTCGTCCAAACAAACAGCAACCTTTACCAATTCCCATTAAAACCGACAAAAAGATCTTCATCCCATTATTACAAACAATATTTCCAGTATCTTTTGATATGTTGATTTTGATTTTAACTTTTATGTTGAAAGCTATTGATCGTGATCGTGGTTCTTTTGCTCATTTAGTTGTTGAAGGGCCTCAAGGATCTGGAAAAAGCATGCTGTCCAAGAGAATAAAGGCTTTGATCGACCCCGCGTCTCCGTGTTTTTTTTCATCTCCTAAAGATGTGAGCGACATTTTAGTGGCCTCAGTTCACTCTTATTTATTAGTCTTTGATAATCTTTCAGGGCTTACACACTTTATGGCAGATGTTTTTTGCAGACTCTCCACGGGTGGAGGACTTTCAAAAAGAAAACTATACTTTGACCACGAGGAAATGTTCTACAAGCTGCATCGCTCATGTATTCTTAACGGCATTGATGAGCCTAGCAATAGACCCGACTTTCTAGATAGATGCATCACCGTTCAGTTAAAAGAATTTAAGAATAAAAATAGAGTTGCTGAATCAGAGCTTGATCGTCAGTTTGAAGAAAATAGACCGCAACTCCTTGGCGGACTTTACGGGCTCTTATCAGAATGTTTGCGCGTGCTACCCTCAATCCCAAACAATAATCTTCCTAGAATGACGGATTTTTGCCGCATGGGTTTAGCATTGGAAAAAGTTTTGAAGCTTGCTCCTGGTTCGTTTATGGAAGCCTACGAAAAAAATCGCTCAGAGCAGACTGAAAATGCATTCTGGGGAGACGAGCTCTGTTGTGCTATTTTTGATAGACTCCAACGCGAGGAAAAAGGAGCCATAGAAGGAACCGCTCACTCGCTAATGGGACGTTTGTTTAGAGACCGTCGTAAAACTGGAGGGCCACGCAGCCCGAGAGCCTTTTCTGGATGGCTAAAAAGAGTTGAGCCCTTATTAAAAACAAAAGGAATATTGGTTAAGCGTCTACCACGCACGGCTGACGAAAGAACAATTAGAATATACTTTAAAAATCCTCCAGAGCGCAAAGAGGTTAGTTATGAGTATTAAAATTTCAAGCAATCTCCATAATGACGAACCTGACAATTATGACGATTGTAAAACCGCACCTTCTATGAGAAATAAGATTACTCAAGTATGGGGGCTCAGCGCGCCCCCTGAGCTTAATATTTTATACGCATCAAATGACGACATCTGTGAAAGTTCTTTGAAAACTGAATGGTTAGATAGTCGTGAGGCCGCCGAATTTTTAAGAATTTCGGTGAAGGCTTTACGGAATGCGAGTTCCAATGGCCAAATTCCATTTTATAAGTTTGGTCGAAGAAATCGTTATCGAAAAGAAGAACTCAGCAAATTGTTGCTTACTCACAGAAGAGGTAAGCATGAATATTAAATTTGACCCAGAGACCGAAGCTTATTCGGTTTCTTTCTCTAAGAGAAACCCAATTACTCGTCAGCCAGTTAGCTTGCGAAGAAAGGGGATTAAAAGCAAAGTAGAAGCTCAAAGAGTTTATCGAGAGCTCGTGATCGAAGTTGAAAAAAGAATTCAAGGGCAACAAATCCCTACTTGGGAGCTTATGATATCTGAGTTTCTTGAAGATATGAGAGAACGCGGCCTACTTGAGAGAACAATCCATACTTATGGTTTTTGCCTTCGAGCCCATACTTTAGAAGAGTGGGGTGAGCGTTTAATAAATGAAATAACAACTCACGAGATTAGAATTCTAGTACAAAAGCGTGTTGGCCACAAATCCGTAGCCCATCAACAAAATCTTGTGAAATTCATTAAAGCAGTCTTTGTCTGTGCGATTGAACGCGGGTACATCAAGTCCAATCCAACACCCAGATATCGCTTTAAAATTAGTGATCGAGTTAAAAAAGTTCTAACCGAAGAACAAGTTAAAGCACTTTTATTAACAGCAAAAGAATTTGGAAGTGAATGGTATGAAACATGGGTTTTAGCAGTTTACACCGGCCTTAGAAGCGGTGAGCTTTATTCTTTAACTTGGGATAAAATCAATTTTGAAACCAAGCAGATTACCGTTGATACTGCTTGGAACTCGAAAGATGGATTTAAATCAACTAAATCGGGACACGAGAGGGTTGTTCCTATTAATGAACATCTTTTATTAATTTTAAAAGAACTAAAATTATCAAAAAACTCTACTCCTTTTGTTCTCCCCCGCAATCCTTATTGGGATAAGGGTGGGCAGGCCAAAGAGCTTCAAAAGTTTTTGATCGGTCACAATCTCCCTCCAATTCGCTTCCACGATTTAAGAGCTACTTGGGCCACTATGCTATTAGGAAAAGGTGTCCCTCCTGCTCAAGTGATGAAAATGGGTGGATGGAAGGATATGACCACGATGATGATCTATATGCGTATGGCTGGAATTGACGTGCAGGGCGCCACAGATTGCTTGAATTTTTATCAGAAACCGACAGATGGGCAGGTTTTAAGCCTATCCAACGCTAATTTATAGGACTCAGTAGTTATTCGTAGTTGCCTTAAATTTTTGTTCAATATAAACAATTATTTATAAGCGGCTCACCGCCTGAGCCATTTTTTTGCGGTCCATACTGGACCACTTCTTCTATTCAGTCAGATCAAAATACAAGTCGTTGTTAATTCACAAGGCTCATATTGATATTTATCAACAGACATACCCTTTATCATATGGAAGCATAACTTAAATGCACATAAGGGGAAAAATTATGAGAAATTTATTTTTAATACTTGCGGTTACTATCTTCGGAAACTTTGCTTGGGCAGGTTGCAATCCCTGTATCTGCCAACCCGAAGAATTTCCTGAGTGTTCTAAAAAAATTCATATCCTAGAAACAAAATAGACTGCGAACAGCCCGTCTGTTTTCGGATTCTAATTCACTTTTCGGACACAATTTATTCTATTAGAGAATCCATTGAGTTATACCTAGGCCCTTAAAATGCAAGAAGGAAGCTTGCTTAGCAAGCTCCCTCCTTGGATGAACCTCATTTGTTTCGCAAACAAAGGAGGTCCGAATGAATAAACAACTATTGATTATTCTTCGGCATATTTTAGAGATTATTAAATCTGTCCTTTGGATAGTTTTTTACATCACAAAAAGACAGATGATGGCCCATATCCATACGTAGGCTGCGAAAAGTTCTAATCTGTTTTTCTTTACCGCAGCCAATACTACTTTTAATCCGATCAATCCAAAAATAAATGAAGCAACAAAACCTATCGAATAACTTGGTAGGCGCTCACCTAGATTTTCTACCTCGCTGAGCTTTAAGACCGCTGCTCCCAGAATTGTTGGGATAGATAGCATAAAACTAAACACACTCGCCGCTCCGCCAGTCATTCCAGCAAACAATCCCGCAGCGATAGTCATTCCAGATCTGCTCACTCCTGGCAAAAGAGCTAAACATTGAAAACATCCAACGATCAGAGCTTTACCATAAGACACTGTTTCGAATTCTTTTAAGAGTTGGTCGGGAGCATCGGAAATCATATTGATGGACTTAGATTTAATTCTTCTTGTTAGAAAAAGAATCAATCCCGTCCAAATAAATCCGTAGCCTAGCACCGTAATGTTTCCAAAAAGACTTTCAAAAAATGATTTGAATTTCAAGCCAATAATTCCAGCAGGAACTGTCGCAAACGCAACCATCAGCGCAAGCCTCATACCGGCATTCATTTTTCTTTCTTTGATCGATATCCAACACTGAGCAATCAGATGAGCTAAGAATTTCCTGAAAACTACGAAGATCGCAAGTAATGTAGCAAGGTGAAGAACAAGATCGTAGGCAAGGTCGTGAACCTCGTAACCCAAAAATTTTTGAGCTAAAACTAAATGGCCTTTACTAGAGATTGGCAAAAATTCTGCCAAACCCTGAACAATACCCAGAATAATATCGCCGATGATACCCATGATGTTTCTCCATCTTTAATAAAACTATATATAAGAAGAATAAATCCTTACATATATATAAGAGAAGTAAATAGTACTTTCCATTAGAAAGTACTGCATCAGGCCTAGCGTAAAACATCCTCAGGGCTTGCCTCAGATTGCGTATATTGAATGTCCTTGTTCTTTTTATTTACAAAGTCAGCACATCTCTTGCTCAAACCCACAAGACTTACAGGTTCATTTATTTTCAAAGATGCTCTTTCGCAAGCTTGATCGAGGATTTCCTCTTTTTCTTTCGTGTGCTTTAATCGATAACAAGATTTAGGAATCATTTCAGAGGAAAGTTCAAACCCACAAGCTACTTCAGTTTTTTTAAGCCCATTCATAGAGTTGATCTTTATCTTTAAGCTTTTGACATCTCTGGCAGACAATAGCATCTGCGCGCGATCATCCAGAGTCGAAGCTTTGCCCGCAAAGCTAATTAAAACCAGTATAATTAAATACATCTGTATCCTCTTTTTCTTTTTGGCCG
The window above is part of the Bdellovibrionota bacterium genome. Proteins encoded here:
- a CDS encoding helix-turn-helix domain-containing protein, translating into MSIKISSNLHNDEPDNYDDCKTAPSMRNKITQVWGLSAPPELNILYASNDDICESSLKTEWLDSREAAEFLRISVKALRNASSNGQIPFYKFGRRNRYRKEELSKLLLTHRRGKHEY
- a CDS encoding site-specific integrase, whose product is MNIKFDPETEAYSVSFSKRNPITRQPVSLRRKGIKSKVEAQRVYRELVIEVEKRIQGQQIPTWELMISEFLEDMRERGLLERTIHTYGFCLRAHTLEEWGERLINEITTHEIRILVQKRVGHKSVAHQQNLVKFIKAVFVCAIERGYIKSNPTPRYRFKISDRVKKVLTEEQVKALLLTAKEFGSEWYETWVLAVYTGLRSGELYSLTWDKINFETKQITVDTAWNSKDGFKSTKSGHERVVPINEHLLLILKELKLSKNSTPFVLPRNPYWDKGGQAKELQKFLIGHNLPPIRFHDLRATWATMLLGKGVPPAQVMKMGGWKDMTTMMIYMRMAGIDVQGATDCLNFYQKPTDGQVLSLSNANL
- a CDS encoding undecaprenyl-diphosphate phosphatase; the protein is MGIIGDIILGIVQGLAEFLPISSKGHLVLAQKFLGYEVHDLAYDLVLHLATLLAIFVVFRKFLAHLIAQCWISIKERKMNAGMRLALMVAFATVPAGIIGLKFKSFFESLFGNITVLGYGFIWTGLILFLTRRIKSKSINMISDAPDQLLKEFETVSYGKALIVGCFQCLALLPGVSRSGMTIAAGLFAGMTGGAASVFSFMLSIPTILGAAVLKLSEVENLGERLPSYSIGFVASFIFGLIGLKVVLAAVKKNRLELFAAYVWIWAIICLFVM